The proteins below are encoded in one region of Legionella antarctica:
- a CDS encoding SpoVR family protein, whose translation MKKKPLSTGAEWTFELIQAYDLEIARIAKNFKLDTYPNQIEVITAEQMMDAYASVGMPIGYHHWSFGKHFVGVEKSYKRGQMGLAYELVINSDPCISYLMEENTMAMQALVIAHACYGHNSFFKNNYLFKMWTSADAIIDYLVFAKKYISDCEQRHGIDEVEAVLDACHALMNYGVDRYKHPTALSIQEEKIRQQNREIYLQSQINELWRTIPHSKPDDEKQKVRFPDEPQENILYFIEKNAPLLEPWQRELVRIVRKIAQYFYPQGQTKVMNEGWACFWHYTILHALYDEGLVTDEFMLEILQNHTNVIMQLPYNSPYYNGINPYTLGYHMMQDIKRICENPTEEDKKWFPYLANTDWLTSLDTAMRNYKDESFIAQYLSPKLIRDLKLFHIIDDDRSPELYINAIHDEFGYQQIREALSRQYNLGYLEPDIQVYSVDLQGDRSLTLRYTQQNRVPLGETTADVLKHLHTLWKFPVILQAVDTENKVTAEFVCPPLTSPKAGDNEL comes from the coding sequence ATGAAAAAAAAGCCTTTATCAACTGGCGCAGAATGGACTTTTGAGTTAATACAAGCTTATGACCTCGAAATAGCTCGCATCGCCAAAAACTTTAAACTTGATACTTATCCCAATCAAATTGAAGTTATCACAGCTGAACAAATGATGGATGCATACGCCTCCGTTGGAATGCCTATTGGATATCACCACTGGTCTTTTGGAAAACACTTTGTTGGAGTTGAAAAAAGTTATAAACGAGGACAAATGGGGCTAGCCTATGAGCTGGTTATTAATTCAGATCCCTGTATTTCCTATTTAATGGAAGAAAACACCATGGCTATGCAAGCGCTGGTTATAGCACATGCCTGTTATGGTCATAATTCTTTTTTTAAAAATAACTACTTATTTAAAATGTGGACCTCTGCCGATGCGATCATTGATTATTTGGTTTTTGCTAAAAAATACATCAGTGACTGCGAGCAACGTCATGGTATCGATGAAGTTGAAGCAGTCCTTGATGCCTGTCACGCCTTAATGAATTATGGAGTGGATCGCTATAAGCATCCTACAGCGCTCTCTATCCAGGAAGAGAAAATAAGACAACAAAACCGTGAAATTTATTTACAATCCCAAATCAATGAATTATGGCGAACCATACCCCATAGCAAACCTGATGATGAGAAACAAAAAGTACGTTTTCCAGATGAGCCCCAGGAAAATATTTTATATTTTATTGAAAAAAATGCTCCCCTGCTGGAGCCCTGGCAACGAGAACTTGTCCGTATAGTTAGAAAAATAGCCCAATATTTTTATCCCCAGGGCCAGACTAAAGTAATGAATGAAGGTTGGGCGTGTTTTTGGCATTATACTATCTTACATGCCTTATACGATGAAGGTTTGGTCACTGACGAATTTATGTTGGAAATCTTGCAAAATCATACCAATGTAATTATGCAATTACCTTATAACAGCCCCTATTATAACGGAATTAATCCGTACACCTTGGGCTACCATATGATGCAAGACATCAAGCGAATTTGCGAAAATCCTACTGAAGAAGATAAAAAATGGTTCCCCTATTTAGCAAATACAGATTGGCTTACCAGCCTGGATACTGCAATGCGCAATTATAAAGATGAGAGTTTCATTGCCCAATATTTGTCTCCGAAATTAATTCGTGATTTAAAATTATTCCATATAATTGATGATGATCGTAGCCCAGAATTATATATTAATGCAATTCATGACGAATTCGGATACCAACAGATACGAGAGGCGTTATCCAGACAATATAATTTAGGATATCTGGAGCCGGACATTCAGGTTTATTCGGTCGATTTACAAGGAGACCGCTCCCTCACTTTACGCTACACGCAACAAAATCGAGTGCCTTTGGGAGAGACTACAGCCGATGTTTTAAAACATCTCCACACCCTATGGAAATTTCCCGTCATTTTACAAGCTGTGGATACAGAAAACAAAGTGACGGCGGAATTTGTTTGCCCGCCATTAACGAGTCCTAAAGCGGGCGACAATGAGCTGTAG
- a CDS encoding PrkA family serine protein kinase, which produces MNTQDFLTSYTKRFVENKEEDLSLDEYLELCKTDPSAYANPAERLLMAIGEPEMIDTRHDPVLSRIFSNKVIQHYSVFKDFYGMEEPIEQIVGFLKHAAQGLEETKQVLYLLGPVGGGKSSVAEKLKDLMEKVPFYAIKGSPVFESPLSLFNPDEDGELLQERFGIPTRYLRYLMSPWAVKRLQEFNGDISKFRVIKIKPSRLKQIAIAKTEPGDENNQDISSLVGKVDIRKLEEFSQDDPDAYSFSGGLCRANRGLLEFVEMFKAPIKVLHPLLTATQEGNYNATEGLSAIPFEGIILAHSNESEWQTFRNNKNNEAFIDRINIVKVPYCLRVSEELKIYQKLIDNSSLAKAHCAPGTLDMLAQFSVLTRLKEPQNSSIYSKMRVYNGESLKDTDPKAKSYQEYRDFAGVDEGMSGVSTRFAFKILSKVFNFDHSEIAANPVHLMYVLERQIEQEQFPQELHENYLAFIKEYLSAKYVEFIGKEIQTAYLESYSEYGQNIFDRYITYADFWIQDQDYRDPDTGEIFDRGLLNLELEKIEKPAGISNPKDFRNEVVNFVLRARANNRGKNPVWNSYEKLKSVIEKKMFTNTEDLLPVISFNAKSSEDDKKKHEEFISRMVEKGYTRKQVRLLCEWYLRVRKSQ; this is translated from the coding sequence ATGAATACACAAGATTTTTTAACCAGTTATACCAAACGCTTTGTGGAGAACAAAGAAGAGGATTTGAGTTTGGATGAGTATCTGGAGCTATGTAAAACTGACCCTTCAGCTTATGCTAATCCAGCAGAGCGTCTATTAATGGCTATAGGCGAACCTGAAATGATAGATACCCGTCATGACCCGGTTTTGTCCCGTATATTCTCCAATAAAGTTATTCAGCACTATTCGGTATTCAAAGATTTTTACGGCATGGAAGAGCCCATTGAACAGATCGTCGGCTTTTTAAAGCATGCCGCTCAGGGATTAGAAGAAACAAAACAAGTGCTTTACCTCTTGGGGCCCGTAGGCGGAGGTAAATCATCTGTTGCTGAAAAATTAAAAGACTTAATGGAAAAAGTGCCCTTCTATGCAATCAAAGGTTCCCCGGTATTTGAATCGCCATTGTCTTTATTTAATCCTGATGAAGACGGAGAGTTACTTCAGGAGCGTTTTGGCATTCCCACTCGTTACCTACGTTATTTAATGTCACCATGGGCAGTCAAACGATTACAGGAATTTAACGGCGATATCAGCAAATTCAGAGTCATAAAGATCAAACCTTCTCGCTTAAAACAAATTGCTATTGCGAAAACTGAACCCGGCGATGAAAACAATCAGGATATTTCTTCACTGGTCGGCAAGGTGGATATTCGTAAATTAGAGGAATTTTCTCAAGATGATCCTGATGCTTATAGCTTTTCAGGGGGTCTTTGCCGTGCCAACCGTGGTCTTTTAGAGTTTGTGGAAATGTTTAAAGCCCCAATTAAGGTGCTTCATCCATTGCTCACCGCCACTCAAGAGGGCAATTATAATGCTACTGAAGGATTATCCGCCATCCCATTTGAGGGAATCATTTTAGCTCACTCAAACGAGTCTGAATGGCAAACATTCAGAAACAATAAAAATAATGAGGCCTTTATTGACAGGATTAATATAGTAAAAGTCCCCTATTGTCTGCGAGTTTCGGAAGAGTTAAAAATTTATCAAAAATTGATCGATAACAGCTCTTTAGCTAAAGCTCATTGCGCACCAGGAACGCTCGATATGCTGGCGCAATTTTCTGTGTTAACACGTTTAAAAGAACCTCAAAACTCAAGTATTTATTCTAAAATGCGCGTATACAACGGTGAAAGCTTAAAAGATACCGATCCTAAAGCTAAATCCTATCAGGAATATCGAGATTTTGCCGGTGTTGATGAAGGAATGAGCGGGGTTTCAACGCGTTTTGCCTTTAAAATCCTATCCAAGGTATTCAACTTTGATCACAGTGAAATCGCGGCTAATCCCGTTCATTTGATGTATGTTCTGGAGCGACAAATTGAACAAGAGCAATTTCCTCAGGAACTACATGAAAATTATCTGGCGTTCATCAAAGAATACTTATCAGCAAAATATGTCGAATTTATCGGCAAAGAAATTCAAACCGCTTATCTGGAGTCCTACTCTGAGTATGGACAAAATATTTTTGACCGGTACATCACTTATGCAGATTTCTGGATTCAGGATCAAGACTATCGTGATCCAGATACAGGTGAGATTTTTGATCGCGGTTTATTAAATCTGGAGCTGGAAAAAATAGAAAAGCCAGCTGGGATTTCTAACCCTAAAGACTTCCGAAATGAAGTGGTTAATTTTGTCTTACGTGCCAGAGCAAATAACAGAGGCAAAAATCCAGTTTGGAATAGCTATGAAAAACTAAAATCGGTCATTGAGAAAAAAATGTTTACTAATACCGAAGATTTATTACCTGTTATTTCCTTCAATGCGAAATCATCTGAAGATGATAAGAAAAAACATGAAGAGTTTATCTCTCGGATGGTAGAGAAAGGCTACACACGCAAACAGGTTCGGTTACTTTGCGAATGGTACTTGCGAGTACGTAAATCGCAATAA
- the lapA gene encoding aminopeptidase LapA encodes MHLNQWRSCITAGLILAGNSAFAASPAVHEQLQVPQCLVSKITTPYEVLAENKQFKIIDVPSSEIDNLTVLADQVQCGRFVNVSHKLFGASLLIKKQSALNILENRGAKSLKAGKLRAEVYEIKHQKEVNAALKEVVADNIWQTLTHLTTYHNRSATKNTGLEVANWLKSTFEAMAVEYGRDDTATFFVNTGWYKQPSLVTVIGKDINAPAVVLGAHMDTLDGRMPGAGDDGSGSSSVMEAARVLLASKTTFKRPIYIIWYAAEERGLVGSQYVVQHFVDHSIPVKAAIQFDMTGYRVDPKDPTMWVFTDYTDKGLSNYVAKLIDTYVQVPVDYSRCGYGCSDHASWTEQGVPAAFPCESNFEDHNPYIHSSSDTMDLLSLEHMTNFSKLALAFAMELASE; translated from the coding sequence ATGCATTTAAATCAATGGAGGTCCTGTATTACCGCAGGTCTAATACTTGCTGGTAATTCTGCTTTTGCAGCAAGTCCTGCTGTGCATGAACAATTGCAGGTGCCACAGTGCCTTGTTTCCAAAATCACTACACCATATGAAGTTTTGGCAGAGAATAAGCAATTTAAAATTATCGATGTCCCTTCCAGTGAAATAGATAATTTGACTGTTTTAGCCGATCAAGTTCAGTGTGGTCGCTTTGTGAATGTAAGTCACAAACTATTTGGCGCCTCTTTATTGATAAAGAAACAATCTGCACTAAATATACTTGAAAACAGAGGTGCTAAATCACTGAAAGCAGGCAAATTAAGGGCAGAGGTTTACGAGATTAAACATCAGAAGGAAGTAAATGCCGCATTAAAGGAAGTTGTTGCTGATAATATTTGGCAAACTTTGACTCATTTAACGACTTATCATAACCGTTCTGCAACCAAAAATACTGGTCTTGAGGTCGCTAATTGGTTGAAATCTACCTTTGAGGCAATGGCAGTTGAGTATGGTCGTGATGATACTGCAACATTTTTTGTGAACACCGGATGGTATAAACAACCCTCATTGGTGACGGTTATTGGGAAAGATATAAATGCTCCTGCTGTGGTGCTTGGTGCTCATATGGATACTCTGGATGGTCGTATGCCTGGAGCTGGTGATGATGGTAGTGGCTCTTCTAGCGTGATGGAAGCAGCTCGAGTTTTATTGGCTTCTAAAACAACCTTCAAGCGTCCCATTTATATCATTTGGTATGCGGCTGAGGAGCGAGGTTTAGTGGGGTCTCAGTATGTAGTGCAACATTTTGTTGACCATTCGATACCCGTTAAAGCTGCGATACAGTTTGACATGACCGGTTATCGAGTTGACCCCAAAGATCCAACTATGTGGGTATTTACGGATTATACAGATAAAGGCTTGAGTAATTATGTAGCAAAATTAATTGATACCTATGTTCAAGTTCCAGTCGATTATTCCCGTTGTGGCTATGGTTGCAGTGACCATGCATCCTGGACAGAGCAAGGTGTTCCTGCAGCTTTCCCTTGTGAGTCTAACTTTGAAGATCATAACCCTTATATACATAGCTCTTCTGACACTATGGATCTGTTAAGTCTAGAGCATATGACTAATTTTTCCAAGTTAGCATTAGCTTTTGCAATGGAATTAGCTTCTGAGTAA
- the pepN gene encoding aminopeptidase N, translated as MPDTTIYLKNYQPPSFTVDTVDLSFDLYDDHALVHSKIKLNRQHEGALHLYGDELELISVHLNGSKLGLSAYKLEQGDLIIENCPDAMTLELVTRIRPQDNTKLSGLYRSNHLFCTQCEAEGFRRITYFLDRPDVLGTYTTRISAEKKHYPVLLSNGNLMDSGSTSDGRHWAVWQDPFKKPSYLFALVAGNLACVSDEFTTCSGRTVALRIYVEPGNEDKCLYAMESLKKAMRWDEEVYGREYDLDVFMIVAVSDFNMGAMENKGLNIFNSKYILARPDTATDADFVGVESVVAHEYFHNWTGNRVTCRDWFQLSLKEGLTVFRDQEFSRDMNSRDVFRIVDVDGLRSSQFPEDSGAMAHPVRPESYQEINNFYTATIYNKGAEVIRMQHTLLGKEGFRRGMDLYFDRHDGQAVTIDDFVAAMEDANSADLTQFKLWYSQAGTPVVHVKSAYSPGRLTLTLQQSCPITPDGEAKQPFHIPVRIALFDSKGQMMPVDKDILQLRQSEQNFVFEGLSEKPVVSVLREFSAPVRIKDELSQDDLLFLLRYETDGYAKWDAAQRIVLNCLTNCLKSSSDDWQIPAALIAAFKHVLLDESLDTDLRAKLLSPPGFEEVAATIDLVDVARVEAARDYFREQLGLNLFSELSQVYKKLWQEESSIKNYQDYEHRELRNVCLRLMMKANEAATIETCKQQFAAGRTMTDQLASFGLLVDCTDSGSREQSIKEFYQQWSKDELVVDKWFAIQAASELPGTLNHVKHLLQHPAFNIKNPNKVRAIVGAFCLGNPRNFHAIDGSGYVFLGEMLAKVDTLNSQIAARLATPFTRWQSYDKPRQVLMKQQLEQLAKLKLSRDLSEVVFKSLTGQME; from the coding sequence ATGCCAGACACTACCATTTACTTGAAAAATTACCAACCCCCGTCGTTTACAGTGGATACCGTAGATTTAAGTTTTGACTTGTATGATGATCATGCATTGGTTCACAGTAAAATTAAATTAAATCGTCAGCATGAAGGGGCTTTGCATTTGTATGGGGATGAGTTGGAGCTTATCAGTGTGCATCTGAATGGCTCGAAACTGGGGCTTTCTGCATACAAACTCGAACAGGGCGATCTCATTATTGAAAATTGTCCTGATGCAATGACGCTTGAACTTGTTACCCGCATTCGCCCGCAAGATAATACCAAATTATCAGGACTTTATCGCTCCAATCATTTATTTTGTACTCAATGTGAAGCCGAGGGTTTCAGGCGAATTACCTATTTTCTCGATAGACCCGATGTATTAGGGACTTATACCACGCGTATTTCTGCTGAAAAAAAACACTACCCTGTTCTTTTATCCAATGGAAATTTAATGGATTCAGGATCCACATCTGATGGCCGTCACTGGGCAGTTTGGCAAGACCCTTTTAAAAAGCCTTCGTATTTGTTTGCTTTAGTGGCTGGTAATTTGGCTTGTGTCAGTGATGAGTTCACTACCTGTTCTGGACGGACCGTTGCTTTGCGAATTTATGTTGAACCTGGCAATGAAGATAAATGTTTGTATGCCATGGAGTCATTGAAAAAGGCTATGCGGTGGGATGAGGAAGTTTATGGCCGAGAATATGATTTGGATGTATTTATGATAGTAGCAGTAAGTGACTTTAATATGGGGGCTATGGAAAACAAAGGATTAAATATTTTTAATTCCAAATACATTCTTGCACGACCTGATACAGCAACCGATGCTGATTTCGTTGGTGTTGAGAGTGTGGTGGCTCATGAATATTTTCATAATTGGACAGGCAACCGAGTAACCTGTCGCGATTGGTTTCAACTAAGTCTGAAAGAAGGATTAACGGTATTTCGTGATCAGGAGTTTTCTCGCGATATGAATTCGCGGGATGTCTTTCGGATTGTTGATGTGGATGGATTACGCAGTTCGCAATTTCCAGAAGACTCTGGAGCCATGGCGCATCCAGTAAGACCCGAATCCTATCAGGAGATTAATAATTTTTATACTGCAACCATTTATAACAAAGGTGCGGAAGTTATTCGCATGCAACACACCTTGCTTGGCAAGGAAGGATTTAGACGTGGTATGGATTTGTATTTTGACCGCCACGATGGTCAGGCAGTAACTATAGATGATTTCGTTGCGGCTATGGAGGATGCCAATAGCGCTGATTTAACTCAATTTAAATTGTGGTATAGTCAGGCCGGTACACCTGTAGTGCATGTTAAAAGCGCCTATTCACCAGGTCGTTTAACACTGACTTTACAACAAAGCTGCCCCATTACTCCCGATGGCGAAGCTAAACAACCATTTCATATTCCTGTTCGCATTGCCTTATTTGACTCAAAAGGTCAAATGATGCCTGTAGATAAGGATATTTTGCAGTTAAGACAAAGTGAGCAAAATTTTGTTTTTGAAGGACTAAGTGAGAAGCCAGTTGTTTCTGTATTACGAGAGTTTTCCGCTCCTGTTCGCATTAAAGACGAGCTCAGTCAGGATGATTTATTATTTTTATTACGCTATGAAACGGATGGCTACGCTAAATGGGACGCTGCTCAGCGGATAGTACTTAATTGTTTAACGAATTGTTTAAAATCATCTTCTGATGATTGGCAGATACCAGCTGCGCTAATCGCCGCTTTTAAACACGTGTTGCTGGATGAGTCTTTGGACACGGACTTGCGTGCTAAATTGCTTTCTCCCCCCGGTTTTGAAGAAGTCGCGGCAACCATCGATTTAGTGGATGTAGCACGTGTTGAAGCAGCTCGAGATTATTTTCGCGAGCAGTTGGGTTTAAATTTGTTTTCAGAGTTGTCGCAAGTGTATAAAAAACTATGGCAAGAAGAGAGTAGCATTAAGAACTATCAGGATTATGAGCATCGGGAATTACGTAACGTCTGTTTGCGTTTGATGATGAAGGCAAACGAGGCTGCAACTATAGAAACCTGTAAACAGCAATTTGCCGCCGGGAGGACGATGACTGATCAACTTGCCAGTTTCGGCTTATTGGTTGATTGCACCGATAGTGGGAGCCGGGAGCAATCAATTAAAGAGTTTTACCAGCAATGGTCCAAAGACGAGTTGGTGGTTGACAAGTGGTTTGCAATACAGGCCGCTTCTGAACTGCCTGGAACTTTAAATCATGTGAAACACTTATTACAACATCCAGCATTTAATATCAAAAATCCTAATAAAGTTCGTGCTATTGTCGGGGCCTTTTGCCTTGGTAATCCACGTAATTTTCATGCCATAGATGGAAGTGGCTATGTATTTTTAGGTGAGATGTTGGCGAAGGTAGATACATTGAACTCACAAATTGCTGCACGCCTGGCAACACCGTTTACCCGCTGGCAGAGTTATGATAAACCTCGCCAGGTTTTGATGAAACAACAGTTGGAGCAGCTTGCTAAACTGAAGTTATCGCGAGATTTAAGCGAGGTAGTCTTCAAAAGTTTAACCGGTCAGATGGAGTGA
- a CDS encoding YeaH/YhbH family protein: protein MSQLIDRRQNAGKKSTVNRQRFLRRYKNQIKRAVSDAVGKRSITEIDQGEQITIPAKDISEPRFHRGYGGDIERILPGNDNFIAGDRVRRPSGEGAGGDGGSASDSGEGEDNFIFELSREEFLELYFEDLELPDLVKKELARLSTYKTVRAGVSTSGIPNNINVLRSMKQATGRRVALASPYKKQLKEAEDALTRLLESPDPDRAVVLKLQTDIEFLKKKIQTVPFIDTIDLRYNHRVRISAPSTQAVMFCVMDVSGSMDEAKKDIAKRFFILLYMFLTKNYEKIELVFIRHHTSAKEVNEEEFFYSRETGGTVVSSALELLNTVIEARYPPQAWNIYVAQASDGDNWNADSPYCQELLQEKIMPLLQYFAYIEIMPRHHQSLWEVYQQIKEHHHNFAMENIDTVADIYPVFRELFKRKTV, encoded by the coding sequence ATGTCGCAATTAATAGATAGACGACAAAATGCAGGTAAAAAAAGTACGGTTAATCGCCAACGCTTTCTTCGCCGCTATAAAAATCAAATCAAACGTGCTGTTTCTGATGCAGTAGGTAAACGCAGTATTACCGAAATTGATCAGGGCGAACAAATAACGATACCGGCAAAAGATATTTCCGAACCGAGGTTTCATCGTGGATATGGGGGGGACATTGAACGTATCTTACCTGGAAATGATAACTTCATTGCTGGCGACAGAGTAAGAAGACCAAGTGGAGAGGGTGCTGGAGGAGATGGAGGTAGTGCCAGCGATAGTGGTGAGGGTGAAGACAATTTTATTTTCGAACTGTCACGAGAAGAGTTTTTAGAACTCTATTTTGAAGACCTGGAATTACCAGATTTGGTTAAAAAAGAATTAGCTCGGCTCAGTACTTATAAAACCGTCAGAGCAGGAGTATCCACAAGCGGTATCCCCAATAACATTAATGTCTTGCGCTCAATGAAACAGGCTACCGGACGTCGAGTCGCATTAGCCTCACCTTATAAAAAACAACTAAAAGAGGCCGAAGATGCATTAACTCGACTACTTGAATCTCCTGATCCTGATAGGGCTGTTGTTTTAAAATTGCAAACAGATATTGAATTTTTAAAAAAGAAAATTCAAACCGTTCCTTTTATAGATACGATTGACCTGCGATATAACCACCGAGTGCGCATTTCTGCCCCTTCAACTCAGGCAGTGATGTTTTGTGTGATGGATGTTTCCGGCTCTATGGATGAAGCAAAAAAAGACATTGCAAAACGCTTTTTTATATTGCTTTATATGTTTCTCACCAAGAACTATGAAAAAATAGAATTGGTTTTTATTCGTCATCATACCTCGGCAAAAGAAGTCAACGAGGAAGAATTTTTTTATTCCCGCGAAACTGGAGGGACTGTAGTTTCAAGTGCCCTGGAGTTGTTGAATACTGTTATAGAAGCTCGCTACCCCCCCCAGGCATGGAATATTTATGTAGCTCAGGCCTCAGATGGAGATAATTGGAATGCGGACTCACCATACTGTCAGGAGTTGCTTCAGGAAAAAATTATGCCTTTATTGCAGTATTTTGCCTACATTGAAATTATGCCTCGTCATCATCAAAGCTTATGGGAAGTATATCAACAAATAAAAGAACACCATCACAACTTTGCCATGGAAAACATTGATACAGTAGCCGATATTTATCCGGTATTTCGCGAATTATTTAAAAGGAAAACCGTATGA